One window of the Zea mays cultivar B73 chromosome 3, Zm-B73-REFERENCE-NAM-5.0, whole genome shotgun sequence genome contains the following:
- the LOC109944853 gene encoding transcription initiation factor IIA subunit 2 isoform X3 — protein MQGMATFELYRRSTIGTCLTETLDELVSSGAVSPELAIQVLVQFDKSMTEALEMQVKSKVSVKGHLHTYRFCDNVWTFILTDATFKSEEIQETLGRVKIVACDSKLLQPQHP, from the exons ATGCAGGGGATGGCCACATTCGAGCTCTACCGGAGGTCCACCATTGGCACCTGCCTCACCGAGACGCTGGACGAGCTCGTCTCCAGCGGGGCCGTCAGCCCGGAGCTCGCCATCCAGGTCCTTGTGCAGTTCGACAAG TCCATGACTGAGGCGCTGGAGATGCAGGTCAAGAGCAAGGTCAGCGTCAAG GGCCACCTGCACACCTACAGGTTCTGCGACAATGTCTGGACCTTCATTCTAACAGATGCAACCTTCAAGAGCGAGGAGATTCAAGAAACACTGGGAAGGGTGAAGATCGTGGCCTGCGATTCCAAGTTGCTGCAGCCTCAGCATCCATAA
- the LOC109944853 gene encoding transcription initiation factor IIA subunit 2 isoform X2: MATFELYRRSTIGTCLTETLDELVSSGAVSPELAIQVLVQFDKSMTEALEMQVKSKVSVKGHLHTYRFCDNVWTFILTDATFKSEEIQETLGRVKIVACDSKLLQPQHP; encoded by the exons ATGGCCACATTCGAGCTCTACCGGAGGTCCACCATTGGCACCTGCCTCACCGAGACGCTGGACGAGCTCGTCTCCAGCGGGGCCGTCAGCCCGGAGCTCGCCATCCAGGTCCTTGTGCAGTTCGACAAG TCCATGACTGAGGCGCTGGAGATGCAGGTCAAGAGCAAGGTCAGCGTCAAG GGCCACCTGCACACCTACAGGTTCTGCGACAATGTCTGGACCTTCATTCTAACAGATGCAACCTTCAAGAGCGAGGAGATTCAAGAAACACTGGGAAGGGTGAAGATCGTGGCCTGCGATTCCAAGTTGCTGCAGCCTCAGCATCCATAA